The genomic interval GCCTCGACGCCGAAGGCGTCGCACAGAATGCGGTGAAACTCCTCCTTGGGAATCTCTTCGCGGTATCCCTTCATGCCGCCGGTCTCCATGACGATGGTGTCCCGCAGTTTCGGGGCATATTGTTCGGCCAGGTCCCACAGCGCATAGCTCACGCCCAGCAGGATTTTGGGCTTCGGGTCGGCGGCCATGTCGCGCAGCAGGGCATCGTAATCATCGAGGTAGAAGCCTCCCGACCCGCAGTCGGCAATGAGCCGGTCGGCCATGTAGACGAGCGACGAACCCTTGCGGCGGAGGTAGTTCGGCAGCAGTGCGTAGAGGCTCCAGCGGGCCGGATCGCCGTAGAAGGTGCGGAACGCCCCGCGGAATGCCCTCTCGTAGAGGGCCAGCGAGCGCATCGGATGGCGTGAAGGGGTCATGCCCGTCGTTGCCGACGAGGTGAAGACCGCTTCGGGCTCCGCATCGCCGCAGTAGACCTCGTGGCTCTTGAAGAGCTCGATCGGCAGGAACGGGATCCGTCGGAATTCGCGGACCTGCTGCGGTTCGATGCCGAGGCGTCCGAGATACTCGCGGTAGGGCGGGCACGCTGCGGCCTGGATGCGGAACAGAGCCAGGGCCGCGGTTTCGAATGCCGTTGCATCGTTTCCGGACAGGCGGAATATGTCGTCGGTGGTGATCATCGATACAAAGGTACGCAAAAAAGAGGATAAAACGGCCATCCCCGAAGGGTTCGGTGCCTCCGGGGACGGTACTTTCCATACGTTCCGGTCCGTGACCGGTGCAGCTTGCTACTTTTTCGACTTCGGTGCAAGCATCATGTTCATCTTCTTGCCGTCGAGCTTGGGCATCATCTCCACCTTGGCGACATCCTCCAGATCGGTGGCGAAGCGCAGCAGCAGAATCTCGCCCTGCTCCTTGAAGACGATCGAACGCCCGCGGAAGAAGACATAAGCCTTCACCTTTGCCCCCTCCTTGAGGAAGTTCTGCGCGTGCTTGAGCTTGAAGTTGTAGTCGTGGTCGTCGGTCTGGGGCCCGAAACGGATCTCCTTGACGACGACTTTCGTCTGGTTTGCCTTCAACTCCTTGGCCTTCTTCTTCTGCTGGTAGAGGAACTTCTGGTAGTCGGCGATGCGGCAGACGGGCGGTTCGGCCTTCGGGGAGATCTCGATCAGGTCGAGCTCCAGTTCGTCGGCCAGGCGCAGCGCGTCGCGGATCGGCATCACCTGTGCCTGAGGCACGTTGTCGCCCACCACACGCACTTCGGGTACCGTAATCTGTTCGTTGATCCGGTGGGGATTCTCCTTTTCGGGCAACCGGCGTCCGTGGGGATTGTTGCCCGTTGCCGGTTTCGGTCTGTTATTCCCGGGGTTGAACGGCCGCGGCGGGAATGGTTTCGGTGCTGCGATAGTTGTACGTATTTAAGTTAATAATGTGTTGTCTTTGTGTGCGGGGCTCAGTCCTTGACGATCTTGTTGGCCTCGACCTCCTGCTTGACCAGTCCGGTCAGGAAGTCGCGGAAGCCCTCCATCGACATCTGTCCCTTGTCACCTTCGCCCTGGGCGCGGACCGAGACCAGCCCTTCGGCCTCCTCCTTCTCGCCGACGATCAGCAGGTAGGGGATGCGTTTGATCTCGTTGTCGCGGATCTTGCGCCCGATCTTCTCGTTGCGGTCGTCGACCTCCGTGCGGACATCGTAGCGGTTCAGGTATTCGGCCACGCGCTGCGCGTAGTCGTTGAACTTCTCCGAGATCGGAAGTACCACAACCTGCTGGGGCGAGAGCCACAGCGGGAACTTGCCGCCCGTATGCTCCAACAGTACGGCCACGAACCGCTCCATCGAGCCGAACGGCGCGCGGTGGATCATGATCGGGCGGTGGAGTTTGTCGTCAGCGCCCTTGTAGGTGAGGTCAAAGCGCTCCGGGAGGTTGTAGTCTACCTGGATCGTTCCGAGTTGCCACTTGCGGCCGATGGCGTCCTTGACCATGAAGTCGAGTTTCGGGCCGTAGAAGGCGGCCTCGCCGTATTCGACCACCGTATTGAGGCCCTTCTCCTTGGCGGCCTGCATGATGGCCGACTCGGCCTTCTCCCAGTTTTCGTCCGAACCGATGTACTTCTCCTTGTTGTTCGGGTCGCGCAGCGAGATCTGGGCCGTGTAGCTGTCGAACTTCAGCGTCTTGAAGATGTAGAGCACGATGTCGATCACGCGCTCGAACTCTTCGAGCAGCTGGTCGGGCCGTACGAAGAGGTGGGCGTCGTCCTGCGTGAACCCGCGGACGCGGGTCAACCCGTGGAGCTCACCCGACTGCTCGTAGCGGTAGACCGTACCGAATTCGGCCAGACGCACCGGCAGCTCCTTGTACGAACGGGGCTTCGAGCGGTAGATTTCGCAGTGGTGCGGGCAGTTCATCGGTTTGAGCAGATACTCTTCGCCCTCGATTGGGGTATGGATGGGCTGGAAGGAGTCCTTGCCGTACTTGGCGTAGTGGCCCGAGGTGACGTAGAGCTCCTTGTTGCCGATGTGCGGGGTGATGACCTGCTGGTATCCGTACTCCTTCTGGACGTTGCGCAGGAACTGTTCGAGGCGGTCGCGCAGGGCGGCGCCCTTGGGCAGCCAGAGGGGCAGTCCCTGGCCCACGCGTTGCGAGAAGGTGAAGAGTTCGAGGTCCTTGCCCAGTTTGCGGTGGTCGCGCTTCTTGGCCTCCTCCATCATGGCGAGGTACTCGTCGAGCATCGACTTCTTGGGGAACGAGATGCCGTAGATACGCGTCAGCATCTTGTTCTTCTCGTTGCCGCGCCAGTAGGCACCGGCCACCGAGGTGAGCTTGATGGCCTTGATGTAACCCGTATTGGGGATGTGCGGCCCGCGGCAGAGGTCCGTGAAGGCGCCGTTGGTATAGAACGAAATGGTACCGTCCTCCAGGGCGGTGATCAACTCGACTTTGTACTGGTCGCCCTTCTCGGTGAAGGTTTTCAGGGCTTCGGCCTTGGGCACTTCGCGCCGGACGAGCGGCTCCTTGTTGCGGGCGAGTTCGACCATTTTGTTTTCGATCGTGGCGAGATCGGCTTCGGTGATGGGCGTCGGGCTGTCGACGTCGTAGTAGAAACCGTTCTCGATAGCCGGGCCGATACCGAACTTGATGCCCGGATAGAGGGCTTCGAGGGCTTCGGCCAGCAGGTGTGACGACGTGTGCCAGAAGGCGTGCTTGCCCTCCTCGTCGTCCCATTTGTAGAATTTGATCGAGGCATCCGCTTCGATCGGGCGCATCATGTCCGTGGTTGCGCCGTTTACCGAGGCCGCCAGGGAGTCAGCAGCTAAACGAGGGCTGATGCTCTCTGCGATCTGGTACGCAGTCGTCCCTTCGGCATATTCGCGAACCGAGCCGTCGGGAAAAGTGATTTTGATCATAAAGTTTTTATCATTAAAATTTTCGGGGCCTTCGGCGCTTCCACAATTACGAGACGGAATACACCTCCGGTTTGCCCGGTATTTTCGTGTTTGTGTTTACTCATTGGCGGCGCGGAGCCTCCCGGCAATCGGGACGGCAGCGACACCCTCCCCTCTGATTACTCCCTGGCGGCGGTGCGGGCCTTCCAGCCCCCCCCCTCTCCTGATTACTCCCTGGCGGCGGCCTGCGGCGGCTCCTTCACCGTGGTGTCGCGGCTCGACTTCTCCCGTTCGGCCCGCGGCAGCGGGTTCGACGACCATTCGGCCCAGGCCGTCCGGTTGCGTACGATGTCGATGGCCGTGTAGATGGCGTTGCGCATCGACTGCGCATCGGCCTTGTCCTTCCCGGCGATGTCGAAGGCCGTGCCGTGGTCGGGCGAGGTGCGCACGGCCGCAAGTCCGGCGGTGAAGTTCACACCGTCGGGAAAGAGGCTCTTGAACGGGGCCAATCCCTGATCGTGGTACATGGCCAGGATGCCGTCGTACTTGGCGTACCCGCCTCCGGCGAAGAGCCCGTCGGCGGCAAAGGGCCCGAAGGCCAGTATGCCCTCGCGGAAAGCCTCGACGATGGCCGGGCGGATGATCTCCTGCTCCTCGCGGCCCAGCAGTCCGCCGTCTCCGGCGTGGGGGTTGAGGGCCATCACGGCGATGCGGGGCTCCACGATGCCGAAATCGGCGATGAGCGAACGGCGCAGGATCCGCAGATCCTCGACGATCTTCTCCTGCGAGATGCCTGCGGCGATCTCCGACACGGGGATGTGCTTGGTGACGAGCCCCACGCGCAGCACGTCGCTGCACATGATCATCATCGACTCGCCTTCGAGTTCCGCAGCGAGGTATTCCGTGTGTCCCGTGTACCGGAACTCGTCGCTCTGGACGGTCTCCTTGTCGAAGGGTGCGGTCACCAGTGCGTCGAGCTCTCCCGCCTTGAGGTCGCGCATTGCGGTGCGCAGGGCCTCGACGGCCGCACGCCCCGCTTCGGGGGTCGGCTGCCCGGGCTGTACTTCGGCGATCTCGCCGCACGCCACGAGGTTGATCCTCCCCCGCCGGGCTTCGGCGGCCGAACTCACGGGTGTGTAGGAGAACTGCTCGATCTCCGCAATGCTGTCCCGGTAGCAGGCGGCGGCTTTGGGCGATCCGTAGAGGACCGGGGTGAAGAGCTCCGTGATCCGCGGATCGGCCAGGGCCTTGATGATCACCTCCCAGCCGATGCCGTTGGGGTCGCCTTGCGTGATGCCTATTCTGTATTTCTGTTCGGTCATAAATGGCTTCTTGGTTGCCGGGCGGGCCGCTCTTCGGATGAAAAACCGGGCCGGGGCCGCTAAATGCAACTGTTACAACCTACAAAGGTATAAAAATTCGGAATACCAACGCTTCGGAACGGGATAAAAATGCGATTTCTCCCTTCGGAACTGCTATTTCTCGCTCCGGATGGCGGTTTGACGCCGGAATTCGGCACAGACGATTCCCGTCGCCATGGCGACGTTGAGCGATTCCGAACCGCGGCGGTCGGCGGGCCAGGGCGGGATGAAGAGTTTGCGGGTGACGCTCCGTGCCACGGCTTCGGTCACGCCGCGGCCCTCGTTGCCCATGACGACGATCCCCGTCGGTGAAAGCTCCTCGGTGTAGATATTCTCCCCTTCGAGAAAGGTCCCGTAGACGGGAATCCCCCCGGCGGCAGCCTCCGCAAGCAACGGCGCCAACGGCACGTAATGGACCCTCACGCGCAGGATGGCGCCCATCGTGGCCTGTACGACCTTCGGGTTGAAGCAGTCGGCCGTGCCCTCCGAGCAGAGGATGTCCCGAATGCCGAACCAGTCGGCCAGCCGGATGATCGTCCCCACGTTGCCGGGGTTCTGCACCTCGTCGAGCGCCAGGGTGAGCTGCCCCCGCAGGTCGGCGGTTTTCAGCCCGTAATGCGGGATCTCGACCAGCGCCACCGAGTTCGAGGGGGTTTTCAGCTGCGAGAGACGCTCCATGTCGCGCGGGGTGACCACCTCGACCTCCTCTCCGGCGAAGATCCCCTCCAACGCATAGATCCTACGCACGCGCAGATGCGATGCGCGCAGTTCGCCGATGAGCTTCTCGCCCTCGGCCAGGAAGAGTCCGTGTTCCGCACGGCCGCGCTTGTCGGCCAGCGAGCGGACGAGTTGGATTTCGGCTTTCGTCATGGCTCCTTTTCAATGGTGTAGGTGACGCCCTCGGTGGCGGGCCACGTCTCCGGGAACAACGCCCGGGCCTCCTCGACCAATACACCCTCGTCCTTGTAACGCGACGAGTAGTGGCCGATGACGAGCCGCCGGGCTCCGGCTTTCAGAGCCGCTTTCGCCGCATCGACGGTCGTCGAGTGGCCCCGGTCGCGAGCCGACCGCTGTTCGGCGGCGGCGTACGTGGCTTCGTGGTACATCAGGTCGACCCCGGCGCAGAGCCCGGCGGCGCGCGCCGAGAAGTTCGTATCCGAGAGGTAGGCGTACGACCGCGCCCGGTAGGGGCGGTAGGTGAGTTCCCCGTTGGGGATCACCTCGCCCGTCTCCGTCACGATCTCCTCGCCGCGCTTGGCGGCGGTGATCTGCGCGATCGAGAGCCCGTATTTCACGATCTTGAACTTGTCGACATTCAGCGGCGGCTCCTTCTCGCGGAAGAGGAACCCGGCGCACGGCACCCGGTGGCGCAGCGGAATGCTCCACACCTCGACCGTGCGGTTTTCGAAAAGCAGGGCGTGCTTCGTGGTCCGTACCTCGTGCCATACGACCTCGTAGGGGAGCTCCGCGTCGAAGAAGCGCAGGTGCGTTTCGAGCATCTCGCCGAACGGTGCCGGGGCATAGACGTCGAGCGGCGTGCGGCGCCCGTAGAGCCCCAGCGTCGAGATCAGCGGGAAGAGCCCGAACACATGGTCTCCGTGGAGGTGCGAGATGAAGACGGCGCGGATTTTCAGCGGGTTGATGCCGCAGCGGATCAGCTGCTGCTGCACGCCCTCGCCCGCATCCACCAGATAATGCTGCTCGTGGATGTTCACCGCCTGCCCCGAGGGGTGGCGGCTCGGGGTGGGCTTGGCCGAGGCGCAGCCGAGGATGGTTACCGCGAAGCTCATGGGGCTATTTCTTGTTCTTGTACTTGATGAATGTTGCTTTCAGCCGATACGAAACCCTCTCGTCGCGTTTGGTTGTCGCCGTGCGGGTGCTGCTGCCGTCGCTGTTCTGTTCGATATGCTCGGTGGTCGTGTAGGTCGGGCTGGTGACCGATTGACCTATGCCTTCGAAAACCACGGCGTCGGCACCCTTCTCGCAGGCCTCTTTCTCAATGACGCTTTGCGCTTTTTCGAGTGTGCCGAAGAGGTGGGGCGTTGCCAGGATGTGGCCCATGGTCTCGTAACCTTCGGGCACGTCGTTCCAGCTGAAAAAGAGTTCCGGAGAGTTGGTTGCCGGATAGGCCTTGCCGATGTAGGTGGTCTCAACAGCACAGGATCCGGTCGCACAGACAGCGCACAAGGCGCCCAGAAACATCGGAATGCGTTTCATCGTATTATATTTTTTGTGGTTTTATCGCAGCAGGAATCGTTCGCAGTCCAGGGCGGCGACGCAGCCCGACCCGGCGGCCGTGATGGCCTGCCGATAGTGGGGATCCTTCACGTCGCCGGCGGCGAAGACGCCTTCGACCGAGGTTTTCGAGGTGTTGCCCTCGACCTTGATATACCCCTCCTCATTGAGATCGAGCTGTCCGGCAAAGAGTTCCGTATTGGGATGGTGGCCGATGGCGAGGAAGAAGCCCGCGATGTCGATCGTGTGCTCCACGCCGTCGTTGCGGCGCAGCAGGGCGCCCGTCACGCCGGAGTCGTCGCCCAGCACCTCGACGGTGTTGTGCTCGAAGAGCACCTCGATGTTGGGGGTGTTGAAGACGCGCTCCTGCATCGCCTTCGAGGCGCGCAGGAAGGGCTTGCGGACGATCATGTAGACCTTGCGGCACAGCGAAGCCAGATAGGTGGCCTCCTCGCAGGCCGTGTCGCCGCCGCCGACCACCGCGACATCCTTCTTGCGGTAGAAGAACCCGTCGCACGTGGCGCAGGCACTCACGCCCTGCCCGCGGAATTTCGTCTCGGAGGGCAGCCCGAGGTATTTGGCCGTGGCGCCCGTCGAGATGATGAGGCTTTCGGCCAGCAGCTCCTTTTCGCCGTCGACCTCCGCGCGGAAGGGTCGGGCCGAGAGGTCGACCTTCGTGATCGTTCCCGCACGCAGGTCGGCACCGAGGCGTTCGGCCTGGGCCCGCATCCGCGACATCAGTTCCGGGCCGTCGATCCCTTCGGGGAATCCCGGGAAGTTCTCGACTTCGGTGGTCGTGGTGAGTTGCCCGCCCGGCTCGATACCCTCGTAGAGTACCGGCGCCAGGTTGGCACGCGACAGATAGATGGCGGCGGTATACCCGGCGGGCCCGCTGCCGATGATCAGCACTTTGATCGTCTCCTTGTTGGTTTCCATATCGTTTCGTGTTTTATTTTGTTTGTCTGTTTTGTCTGTCCGGGGAAGTCCGTGTGGCGTCGTTTCGGGGCGGGACAGCGGCGTCTGCCGTGCGGGCACGCCGTCGGAACCCCTGCCGCACCGCCTCCCTCCCCGCCGGGGGTCAGGTCCGGGCCTCGCGCTCGCCGAAGTCCGACTGTTGGCGCCCCAGGTAGTCGAACTCGGCCCAAAGCCCGCCCTTGCAGACGTAGACGTTGCTCTCGACCGGATCGTAGTCGACGATTTCGTAAACGGGCGGGATGACCCACGCTCCCCGGCGGTCGATCAGCCCCATGCCGGTTGCGGTCTTCACTTCGGCGCGGCCTTCGTGGAAACTGTCGGCCCATTCGAAGATGGAGGGGATCACCACGCGGTTCTCCGGGTCGACGTAACCCCATCCGGAGTCATCCTCGACGCAGGCCAGCCCCTCGCTGATCGGGTGTACCCAGCGGTGTCCGGTGAGTTTCAGCAGCGGGTTGTACGCTCTGCCGACGTCCGAAACCACCATCGGTCCGGACTCCCGGAGAATCCACTCCCGCAGGGCCTCGAATGCCGGATCGTCGATTTCGGGATGCCCGAAGCGGGCGTCGTGGTAGCGCAGCGGGATGAAGCGGTCGCCCACCCAGCGCAGGTTTGTCTCCCGGAGGTTGCCGTGTGCAAAATCCAGGCCGCGGAGCGCCTCGCGAAGCGTGTCGAGGGCGGAAAGAAGCCGTTCGGTCGACTCCCGGCAGAGAGCCTCCCGGAAGGAGAGCCCTTCGGGCAGGTGCTGCAGGACCAGATCGCAGCGCAGCTCCGCACCCGTCGGGGTGCACCACCGCATTTCGCCCGGCAGGATCCGGTAGGGTGTGAGCCATTCGGTGTTGAGGCGTCCGATCCGCGAGGCGACCCGTTCCACCGTGTGGATGGCCGACGACGAGAGGGGCAGCGACAACAGCCAGTGCTGTCCCTGCCATTCGATTTCGGCCTCGGCGAAGCGCGTCGTGCGCATCAGTTGCGGCAATCCCTCCGGGCCGGTGACGGCCCGGGCATCGGCCAGTTCTCCGAAGGCGAGGTCGGGCGTCAGCAGCGCCCGGGTGAAAGTCTGGATTGTAGGTGTCATGGCGGTCGTTATTCGGTCTTGACACTGATCGAGCCGATGTTGAGCATGGCGATGAGTTGTTCGGCCGAGGTGTTGTAACTCATGCCGCGGAACGGTGGCAGCGCCCCGGGGCCTTTGGCTTCGCGGATTGCCTCGTTGAAGACTTCGGGCATCGGACTCGAACAGTCGTAGAGCACCCCGGCATAGCGGTTGGAGTAGGCGGCCTCCTCCTCTGTGGGGAAGAAGACGGCGTGCTGCGACTCGTCGGGGGCGATGTGGATGTTGATCAGCAGCACGTGGCCGTCGCACGTGCGCAGGCTTCGGATCCGTTCGCAGATGGTGCGCAGCTCCTCCTCGTCGCAATCCGTGGCCTCGCCATCGGTGATGTTGAACACCGTGGGCGGGAAACTCTCGGCATGGGCCGGGTTGCGGCACCACGCCTCAGCGATTTCATACGCATGGTCCAGCGCCTGGTACATCGGCGTCTGTCCCGCGGCTTCGGCGGCAATCCAGTCCGGAACGGGGAGTTCGCGCAGCGACGTGCTTCCGTCCGGCATCCGGTATTCGACCAGTTCGCGCTTCATGGGGATCTCCCCGGCGGCGAGCTCCGCCACGGAGAGCATCTCCCGACCTTCGGGAAGCAGCGAATAGACCTCGTTGTCGCCCGAATAGGTCAGGACCGAAATGTCGTAGTAGTCGCGAACCCCGTCGCTGCGGCGTGCCCGCTCGACCAGTTCGAACAACATGCCGTTGGTGATCGAGGCCACGGCTTCGGCCTTGGTCATCCGCTTCCCGTGGAAGAGGATCTCCTCGTTCATCGAGCCCGAACCGTCGATCAGCAGGATGAAGGCCGTGCGGTGCGTTCGCGTGATGCTTTGGGTATACATGGTTTCTTCGGCGTACTATTTCAGACCCCGGACCGCATAGTAATCCTTGCGGCGGTCCTCCTCGTTGTTGCAGTCGAGGCCGTAGCTGACGGCCATGTCGAGCGAGCAGTCGCGTTCACGGTCGGCATCCGTGGTGCTCCGCATCGCGGCATGGGCATTGCGTCCGGCGGCGATGGCGTCGTTCAACTCCTCGGTCGTCGGCGTATGGCCCAGCATCGAGGCGTAGACCCCGAGCGCCCAGCTGTGGGCATAGTCGTCGTAGTGGACCTCGAAGACCCGGAAGCGGTTGTCGATGGCCGCCATGTCGGTGAGTTCTCCGCGGTCCACGGCGTCGAGGATCTCCCCGACGGCCCGCCGCGTGATGTACTGCCCGGCCAGGTCGAGCCAGCGTCCCGAACCGTCGTAGTGCGGGTCCGACTCCCCGCGGTCGAGCATCGCCCCGAGGGCCGCCACGATCGCCTTGTTGTAGAGTTTCAGCCCGCGCTGCAGCGACGAGGCCCTGATCAGCGTCTTGTTGTAGGTATAGACCGCCGCATCGGGGTCCTGCTCCTGGAGCGTGTGGAGGATGTTCACGGCGTCGAGCATCGCGCCCGTGACGTAGGGGTTGTACTCCGCGAAGTCGATGACGTCGCGTTTGACCTTGCGGCGGTCCCGGGCCGGCCACTTCTCGATGTCGCGCACGGCTCCGTAACTCGTCAGGTTGGAGCCCGGCATAAGGTGGCTCCGACCCTCCTTCTCGATCAGGTAGGAGTAGGGGAAGGCCGAAGTGTCATGGTGGTAGGAGTGGTGCCCCATGACCATCGTGAAGGCCCCTTCGAGGGCCGGGGACATGATGTAGGCGCTCGATGCGAACTTGCAGCCCCGCAGGTGGACCGACTGGTGTACGGCGCCGCTCTTGAAGAGGTGGTTGCTCTGGTTCGAGCCGCTCCCGGCGTTGAAGAACGAGAACATGCCCGCGATGAGCAGCGACGACTTGTGGTGCGAAACGGTGTAGGGCCCGGCGAAGATCGAGGCTGCCTCGCCGTTCTCGCAGTGGGAGTTGGCGAAGAAGAGCGATTCGGCGGCCGTGAAGCCCTTGTCCAACCGGCAGCTCTCGCCCACGAAACAGCGTTCGACGGTCGAGCCGTTGGCGATCAGCGCCCCTTCGGCGGCGATGAAGTCGTAGGCCTTGACGTCCACGCCGATGAAGGCGCCGTCGCAGAGCGTGGCGTTCTCCAGGATCGAGGCGCCGTCGACCTGCACGTCGTTGCCGATGCGGACCTCGCGGATGAAGCGGGCACCGACGATCCGGCAGTTGCGGCCCACCTCTCCGATCTCCGCCGAGCGGCTTTCGGCATAGGCGTCGATCAGGCGCTCCAGGGCGGCGATGGTTTGCGGGCGGTGGCGGTAGACGGCCATGACGTAGGCCACCTGGGCCGACATCGTGTCGAAAATCTTCACCGTGCGGCCGCCGCATTCGTTCATCGTGGCCACGCCGACGCCGTTTCCGAATGCCGAGCGGCGGCGGCATTCGAGAGCCGTGACGCCTGTGATGAGCGAACCCTCGCCGATGCGGTAGTTGCGGACGCGCGAGCGGATCACGCGGGCTCCGGAGGTGATTTCGACAATCCCCTCGAAGTGGTTCTGAAGGAGCTGATGCGGCTGGAAGTCCTCCGCAACCCGAATTTGTGCCCAATCCTCGGCCGTATTGCCGAGGGATTCGAGGGTGGAGATTTCCGCCTGTGTCAGCGTTCTGAGTGAAGTCATAGTTCGTGGTTTCTGTGCCCTGTCGTTGCTGCGGACCTTTTGCCGCGGTGCGGTGACTGGGCCATGATCCCGCAAATATAACGATTTGATGTCAAATGTCAAATTCCCGGCCCTCGGGATCGATCTCCCTGCGGATTCCGCCGCGGACGATGCGCGCCCGGCCGTTGCGGAACGGCTTGACCGATTCGCAGCCGGGACAACTGAGCCGGGTATTCCCTTCGGGGTCGATGAAGTGCCATGTGCGGCCCAGCAGCACGGCGCCCAAACCCTCCGTGAAGTCAAAACCGTTGTCGTAGAGCGGCGGGATGACCACCTCCCGGGCGGTGCGGTAACCCCAGCGTCCCTGCTCGACGAAAAGCTCCGGCATCTCCGTCTTCGTTGCCTCTGCTGCCGTTGCCTTCGCCTCCGTCGCTGCTCTCCCGGCAGGTTGTGCCGCAGTTTTTGCGGTCGGGGCTGCCGCTTCCCGTTCTTTTTTCTCCGCCCGGCCGGCCCTCCGGACCGCTTCGGACAGCAGCGCGGGAAGCCCGAAGAGTTCCGGGCGCGGGGCGTAGAGCAGTTGCGCGATGCGGTATTCCACGGCCATTCCCAACTCCTCGAACCGGCTCAGGCTCTCCTGCAGGGCCCGGTCCGCGGCGATCTTTCGCGGATCGTAGAGCAGCGTGTCCGGATCCCCGTAGCGCTCCCAAAGCTCCGGGGCAACCGACAGGGCGTGCAGCGCCGTGGAGATCAGCGCCGCAGGGTAGTCGTCGATCCGCGCGTTGAAATCCTCCGCCGTGCGTCCCGGATGCTGGTAGGCTGCCGTCCCCAGTTCGGGGCTCCGTTCGCCCGCAAAGCAGGGAAGGTAGGCGGCATCGAAATCGATCGGGTGGAGCGATCCGGTACGGTCGACCAGGATGTTTTCGGGTTTCAGATCGCCGTGCGCCCGGTCGTCGGCAACCAGGACGGCCGCCAGACGGTCGAATGCCCTGGAGAGGAACGTCAGCCGCTGCGTGTCGCGGTCCGTGGCGGCCCGGGCGATTGCATCGTACAGGTTCTCGCCCTCGATCCACTCCCCGATGACGACATCCACCCAGACGCCCTCCTCCGGCGAGGTGTAGAGGAAAAGCTCCTTTTCGAGCAGCCGTTCGCCGTAGATCTCCCGCAGGTGGCGCTGCGGCCGGAAGTAGCCGCGCAGCGAACGGATCCGACCCTCGTGGCGGATGCGGAAGACTGCGGCGGAGTTCCCGACGCTGAAGCACATCCGTCCCGCCGCATCGCGGCATACCTCCACCTCGCCCAGCGTGCGTGTCAGCCCGCAGGGGTCGGAGAGGGTCGTCAGGTATTGGCGGAGGGAAAACATGGATGGGGGCTTACATGGTGGTTGTTCGGGTGGAAAAGGGCGGGATGCGTTCGGCCCCCCCCCTCCTCCGAAAGGCAAAAAACCGGATTTTCAATCCGGTTTTTTGCCTTTCGGAACGAATCCGTATGGATTAGTGGCAGTGGCAATGGCCCTCGTGGTCGTCGCAGCAACCGTCGCCGCAACCATCCCCGCAACTGTGGTCGCCGCCGCACGAACCGCACGAGCAGTGGCCCTGCAGATCCTCGGGCGTGACGTCGCGCACCGTGACCACCTCGACCTCGAAGTTCAGGGTCTTGCCCGCCATCGGGTGATTGAAGTCCATCTTGACGTGCTCGTCGCCGACCTTCTTGACCGTACCCATCATGCGGTTGCCCTGGGCGTCGCTCATCGGTACCTGGCTCCCTTCGAAGAGGATGTCTTCGGCCAGCTTGCCGTCGACCATGAAGATATTCTTCGGCAGGTCGACGATCGCTTCGGCGATCACCTCGCCGTAACCGTCCTTGGGCTCCAGCGTGAAGGCTACCTTGTCGCCGGGCTCCTTGCCGAGAATCGCCTCCTCGAATTTCGGAAGCAGCATTCCCGTGCCGAAGATGAACTCCAGCGGCTGTCCCGGACGCGACTGGTCTGCGATCTGTCCGTCGACGGTGAGCTTGTAGTCCACGCCGACCATTTTGTTCTGTTCTACTTTCATATCCTTGTCTTTGAGTGTTTGTTGCTCTTGGGTTTGCAGCGCCCAAAGGTACGCACTTCGGCGCGAGTTGCCAAATTCTCGGGCAAGTTTTTCTTGGGACAAGCGCCTGAAAACATCGTGCCGAAATGCACGGAAAAGGGCGACGAATCGTTTCGTCGCCCTTTTCGTGAGTTGGGATTCTGCGAAAAGACTGCCGGAGCCTCGCGGGAAAGGCTATCGGAGCAGCTGCCGAAGCCCCGCGAAAAAAGACCGCCGGAGTTGGTCCGAAGTCCCGTTCCGTGCC from uncultured Alistipes sp. carries:
- the thrS gene encoding threonine--tRNA ligase codes for the protein MIKITFPDGSVREYAEGTTAYQIAESISPRLAADSLAASVNGATTDMMRPIEADASIKFYKWDDEEGKHAFWHTSSHLLAEALEALYPGIKFGIGPAIENGFYYDVDSPTPITEADLATIENKMVELARNKEPLVRREVPKAEALKTFTEKGDQYKVELITALEDGTISFYTNGAFTDLCRGPHIPNTGYIKAIKLTSVAGAYWRGNEKNKMLTRIYGISFPKKSMLDEYLAMMEEAKKRDHRKLGKDLELFTFSQRVGQGLPLWLPKGAALRDRLEQFLRNVQKEYGYQQVITPHIGNKELYVTSGHYAKYGKDSFQPIHTPIEGEEYLLKPMNCPHHCEIYRSKPRSYKELPVRLAEFGTVYRYEQSGELHGLTRVRGFTQDDAHLFVRPDQLLEEFERVIDIVLYIFKTLKFDSYTAQISLRDPNNKEKYIGSDENWEKAESAIMQAAKEKGLNTVVEYGEAAFYGPKLDFMVKDAIGRKWQLGTIQVDYNLPERFDLTYKGADDKLHRPIMIHRAPFGSMERFVAVLLEHTGGKFPLWLSPQQVVVLPISEKFNDYAQRVAEYLNRYDVRTEVDDRNEKIGRKIRDNEIKRIPYLLIVGEKEEAEGLVSVRAQGEGDKGQMSMEGFRDFLTGLVKQEVEANKIVKD
- a CDS encoding acyltransferase, which gives rise to MITTDDIFRLSGNDATAFETAALALFRIQAAACPPYREYLGRLGIEPQQVREFRRIPFLPIELFKSHEVYCGDAEPEAVFTSSATTGMTPSRHPMRSLALYERAFRGAFRTFYGDPARWSLYALLPNYLRRKGSSLVYMADRLIADCGSGGFYLDDYDALLRDMAADPKPKILLGVSYALWDLAEQYAPKLRDTIVMETGGMKGYREEIPKEEFHRILCDAFGVEAIHSEYGMAELTSQAYSQGGNRFRCPAWMRVVCRDVNDPFDLLPAGSRGGLNIVDLANRWSCAFIQTQDVGRVDHDGSFVVEGRIDHAEIRGCNLLVQ
- the pdxA gene encoding 4-hydroxythreonine-4-phosphate dehydrogenase PdxA — its product is MTEQKYRIGITQGDPNGIGWEVIIKALADPRITELFTPVLYGSPKAAACYRDSIAEIEQFSYTPVSSAAEARRGRINLVACGEIAEVQPGQPTPEAGRAAVEALRTAMRDLKAGELDALVTAPFDKETVQSDEFRYTGHTEYLAAELEGESMMIMCSDVLRVGLVTKHIPVSEIAAGISQEKIVEDLRILRRSLIADFGIVEPRIAVMALNPHAGDGGLLGREEQEIIRPAIVEAFREGILAFGPFAADGLFAGGGYAKYDGILAMYHDQGLAPFKSLFPDGVNFTAGLAAVRTSPDHGTAFDIAGKDKADAQSMRNAIYTAIDIVRNRTAWAEWSSNPLPRAEREKSSRDTTVKEPPQAAARE
- a CDS encoding RNA methyltransferase, which translates into the protein MTKAEIQLVRSLADKRGRAEHGLFLAEGEKLIGELRASHLRVRRIYALEGIFAGEEVEVVTPRDMERLSQLKTPSNSVALVEIPHYGLKTADLRGQLTLALDEVQNPGNVGTIIRLADWFGIRDILCSEGTADCFNPKVVQATMGAILRVRVHYVPLAPLLAEAAAGGIPVYGTFLEGENIYTEELSPTGIVVMGNEGRGVTEAVARSVTRKLFIPPWPADRRGSESLNVAMATGIVCAEFRRQTAIRSEK
- the infC gene encoding translation initiation factor IF-3 yields the protein MPEKENPHRINEQITVPEVRVVGDNVPQAQVMPIRDALRLADELELDLIEISPKAEPPVCRIADYQKFLYQQKKKAKELKANQTKVVVKEIRFGPQTDDHDYNFKLKHAQNFLKEGAKVKAYVFFRGRSIVFKEQGEILLLRFATDLEDVAKVEMMPKLDGKKMNMMLAPKSKK